A stretch of the Rosa rugosa chromosome 5, drRosRugo1.1, whole genome shotgun sequence genome encodes the following:
- the LOC133709679 gene encoding GCN5-related N-acetyltransferase 5, chloroplastic: MAAAASLSFSLDPHRHLSSNPHFTPSTSLLIPKHSFRIFHNSNRYTLKSSSSSSHSHSSTATSPSPPSLPSSSFLEAPLRTGRFLSNEDLEKLKSLENFRYYQELESGSMWVRVMRSEEMDITVGLLAESFAESMLLPSGYVVLLGFLVKQYLMERRELMPHTATLIGFYRSNKDEAKDESFEDKGESFEEKDGGFGGEDEDGVLAGTVEVCFDKKGANASTPTPTPPKNSPYISNMAVKKSLRRRGIGWHLLKASEELISQMSSSREAYLHCRMIDAAPFNMYTKAGYNIVKTDSILILLTLQRRKHLMYKKLPVLTSFSESETLCSEEDENHY; encoded by the exons ATGGCTGCAGCAGCttcactctctttctctttggATCCACACCGCCATCTCTCTTCCAATCCCCACTTCACTCCCTCAACCTCACTTCTAATCCCCAAACACTCTTTTAGAATCTTCCATAACTCCAATCGTTACACTCtcaaatcttcttcttcttcttctcattctCATTCTTCTACAGCTACTTCTCCGAGCCCACCATCACTACCCAGCTCTTCATTTCTCGAAGCCCCACTCAGAACCGGCCGGTTTCTCAGCAATGAAGACCTCGAGAAGCTCAAGTCGCTCGAGAATTTCAGGTACTATCAGGAACTGGAGTCCGGGTCGATGTGGGTTCGGGTCATGAGGTCGGAGGAGATGGACATCACTGTTGGGCTTTTGGCCGAGTCGTTTGCCGAGTCGATGCTTCTGCCTTCTGGGTATGTGGTTCTCTTGGGCTTCTTGGTCAAGCAGTACTTGATGGAGCGAAGGGAGTTGATGCCCCACACCGCCACGCTTATTGGGTTTTACAGAAGCAACAAGGATGAGGCTAAAGATGAGAGCTTTGAGGATAAAGGTGAGAGCTTTGAGGAGAAAGATGGAGGCTTTggaggagaagatgaagatggggtTTTGGCGGGGACTGTGGAGGTTTGCTTTGACAAGAAGGGTGCCAATGCTTCTACTCCTACGCCAACTCCGCCCAAGAATTCGCCTTATATAAGCAACATGGCTGTGAAGAAGTCGCTTCGGAg GAGGGGCATTGGCTGGCATCTTTTGAAGGCAAGTGAGGAATTGATTTCTCAGATGAGTTCTTCAAGAGAGGCGTACTTGCATTGCAGAATGATCGATGCAGCTCCATTCAACATGTATACAAAAGCAGGTTACAACATTGTAAAGACAGATAGCATTTTGATACTACTGACGTTGCAGAGGCGGAAACACTTAATGTACAAGAAACTTCCAGTCTTGACCAGCTTTTCAGAATCAGAAACTTTGTGTTCTGAAGAGGATGAAAATCACTATTGA